The following coding sequences lie in one Lolium perenne isolate Kyuss_39 chromosome 2, Kyuss_2.0, whole genome shotgun sequence genomic window:
- the LOC127331744 gene encoding U3 small nucleolar RNA-associated protein 18 homolog, translated as MSLISQNAVQKRRLEKAGADDDSDEGTGSPVAALEDAEVGKKARSHHDRKRKKDKELKARLSQEAEEMKQLEDSLFGAIYALPQFGTEVGAPLPARGQDGPLFFMDRSAGDDDLPVYEEDLASNNEMVDKGRKPAWVDDEEDRTEVDIVKVARLRKLRKEADERVISGREYEARLRGQHTKLNPFTGWADMDRKVPLLDAESDEEEGGVDNTLRNNDELVVKGTAKLLPGMLDFSRLVNANAQDPSSGPINSVQFHRNGQLMLVAGLDKHLRFFQIDGKRNPKIQSIFIDDCPVHKASFLPDGSEVILSGRRKFFYSFDLVKAAVSKIGPLTGREEKSLESFEISPDSKTIAFVGNEGYILLVSTKTKQLIGTLKMNGNVRSLAFADGGNQLLSSGGDGHVYHWDLRTRKCMHKATDEGSLTGLSLCTSPDSSYFATGSSSGIVNVYKRDEFLGGKRKPLKTIENLTTDIGQMKFNHDAQILAICSGKERNGMRLVHIPSFTVYQNWPGPRFSLQYPRCLDFSPGSGFLSVGHAGGKVLLYKLHHYQNA; from the coding sequence ATGAGCTTGATATCCCAGAACGCGGTCCAGAAGCGCCGCCTGGAGAAAGCCGGAGCCGATGATGACAGCGACGAGGGCACTGGTTCCCCTGTTGCTGCTTTGGAGGATGCAGAGGTTGGGAAGAAAGCCAGGTCACACCATGACCGGAAGAGAAAGAAGGACAAGGAGCTCAAGGCAAGGCTGAGCCAGGAGGCGGAGGAGATGAAGCAGCTGGAGGATTCGCTGTTCGGTGCCATCTACGCCCTGCCTCAGTTCGGCACTGAGGTTGGCGCTCCCTTGCCGGCTCGGGGCCAGGATGGTCCTTTGTTCTTCATGGATCGCTCTGCCGGCGATGACGACCTGCCCGTTTACGAGGAGGACCTGGCCAGCAACAATGAGATGGTCGATAAGGGGAGGAAGCCTGCGTGGGTGGATGACGAGGAGGACAGGACTGAGGTGGACATTGTCAAGGTTGCGAGGCTGAGGAAGCTGAGAAAGGAGGCTGATGAGCGTGTGATCTCAGGCAGAGAGTATGAAGCTAGGCTGCGCGGTCAGCACACCAAGCTGAACCCGTTCACTGGCTGGGCAGATATGGACCGCAAAGTTCCTCTCCTGGATGCTGAATCTGATGAGGAGGAGGGCGGAGTTGACAATACTCTTCGGAACAACGATGAGCTTGTTGTCAAGGGTACTGCTAAGCTCCTGCCTGGCATGCTCGACTTCTCAAGGCTTGTTAATGCTAATGCACAGGATCCATCCAGTGGTCCTATCAATTCAGTTCAGTTCCATAGAAATGGACAGCTCATGCTCGTTGCTGGCCTGGACAAGCATCTAAGGTTTTTCCAGATTGACGGGAAGAGAAACCCCAAGATCCAGAGCATTTTTATCGATGATTGCCCAGTTCACAAGGCATCCTTTCTACCTGATGGCTCTGAGGTGATCCTTTCAGGCAGGAGGAAGTTCTTCTATTCATTTGATCTGGTCAAAGCTGCTGTTAGCAAGATTGGGCCCTTGACTGGGCGTGAGGAGAAAAGCCTGGAAAGCTTTGAGATATCACCTGATTCAAAAACCATTGCATTTGTTGGTAACGAGGGGTACATCCTTTTGGTATCTACCAAAACAAAGCAGCTCATTGGAACCCTCAAGATGAATGGGAATGTGCGTTCGTTGGCTTTCGCGGATGGTGGGAACCAGCTACTGAGCAGTGGTGGGGATGGCCATGTTTACCACTGGGATCTTAGAACAAGGAAGTGCATGCACAAGGCTACTGATGAGGGTTCCCTGACAGGCCTCTCTCTCTGCACCTCTCCGGACAGCTCCTATTTCGCTACAGGTTCCAGCAGCGGCATCGTGAATGTGTACAAGAGGGACGAGTTCCTTGGAGGGAAGCGCAAACCACTGAAGACGATTGAAAACCTAACGACCGACATCGGTCAAATGAAGTTCAACCACGACGCCCAGATTCTGGCAATATGCTCTGGGAAGGAGAGGAATGGCATGAGGCTCGTGCACATCCCATCCTTCACCGTGTACCAGAACTGGCCAGGGCCTCGGTTCAGCCTTCAGTATCCAAGGTGCCTCGACTTCAGCCCCGGGAGCGGGTTCCTCTCCGTCGGACATGCCGGCGGAAAAGTTTTGCTGTACAAGCTGCACCACTATCAGAACGCCTAG